A window of Williamwhitmania taraxaci contains these coding sequences:
- the rsxA gene encoding electron transport complex subunit RsxA: MEYIVIVISAIFVSNVVLSQFLGICPFLGVSNKVETSMGMAGAVTFVMALANLVTYLVYNYILLPLDITFMKTITFILVIAALVQMVEIILKKVSPSLYQALGIFLPLITTNCAVLGIALLAVQKDYNLVMSVVYSTATALGFGLALVIFAGIRETLELADIPREMKGIPIALVTAGILAMAFMGFSGIV, translated from the coding sequence ATGGAATACATTGTTATTGTTATTTCTGCCATTTTTGTAAGCAACGTTGTACTTTCCCAGTTTCTAGGGATTTGTCCGTTTCTTGGTGTTTCCAACAAGGTGGAAACATCCATGGGTATGGCAGGGGCCGTTACGTTTGTTATGGCGTTGGCCAATTTGGTTACCTACCTTGTATACAACTACATCCTGTTGCCGCTGGATATCACATTTATGAAGACCATTACTTTCATTTTGGTGATTGCTGCGCTGGTGCAAATGGTTGAGATTATTCTTAAGAAGGTAAGCCCATCGCTCTACCAAGCGCTGGGCATCTTTCTTCCCCTTATCACCACCAACTGTGCGGTGCTGGGTATTGCCTTGCTGGCCGTTCAAAAGGACTACAATTTGGTGATGAGTGTTGTATATAGCACCGCCACAGCCCTCGGCTTCGGGCTTGCACTGGTTATCTTTGCCGGTATCCGCGAAACGCTCGAGTTGGCCGATATTCCTAGGGAGATGAAGGGTATTCCTATTGCGCTGGTAACGGCAGGCATTCTTGCCATGGCCTTTATGGGTTTCTCCGGAATAGTATAA
- a CDS encoding RnfABCDGE type electron transport complex subunit G: protein MAGKESTFKNMVLTLLIITLVASVALGYVYQFTKVPIELAQITKVNNAIRAVVPAFDNDPNAEVYKAVVGTDSLNVYPAKKGGVVVGLAVETFTEKGYGGRFELIVGFLPDGTINDIAVISHHETPGLGDKIDKRKSNFSLQFKGKNPKDFKMMVKKDGGDVDAITASTISSRAFCDAVTRAYEAVMKGNVK, encoded by the coding sequence ATGGCAGGTAAAGAATCGACTTTTAAAAATATGGTGCTTACGTTACTTATTATAACGTTGGTAGCCTCCGTTGCCCTTGGGTATGTATATCAGTTTACCAAGGTGCCTATTGAGCTCGCTCAAATTACTAAGGTCAACAATGCGATCAGGGCGGTGGTGCCTGCCTTTGATAACGATCCCAACGCCGAAGTTTATAAGGCGGTAGTGGGAACCGATAGTTTGAATGTATACCCTGCTAAAAAAGGCGGTGTGGTAGTTGGTCTTGCCGTAGAAACCTTCACCGAGAAGGGGTATGGCGGACGATTCGAGCTGATTGTAGGATTTCTTCCCGATGGAACGATTAACGATATTGCGGTAATTTCCCACCACGAGACACCAGGATTGGGCGATAAGATAGATAAACGCAAGTCGAACTTCAGCTTGCAGTTTAAGGGAAAAAATCCGAAGGACTTTAAGATGATGGTGAAGAAGGATGGCGGAGATGTGGATGCAATTACTGCTTCTACCATCAGTTCACGCGCTTTTTGCGATGCCGTAACGCGCGCCTATGAAGCGGTAATGAAAGGAAATGTCAAATGA
- the rsxE gene encoding electron transport complex subunit RsxE yields MNISKEIVRGVIKENPTFILLLGMCPTLATTTSAFNGMGMGFATLFVLALSNMAISMVKDLIPAKVRIPSFIVIIASFVTMVDLLMAAYLPALHSQLGIFIPLIVVNCIVLGRAEAYASKNDVFSSLIDGIGVGLGFTLSLTVLGAVRELLGDLSLFGVKLAQTNGFWFLKMHFISNEGWLTLNGLKLIPLGGMLVFVLAPGAFIALAYLMVLFNRLKRKYFSN; encoded by the coding sequence ATGAACATATCGAAAGAAATTGTAAGAGGGGTAATTAAGGAGAACCCAACCTTCATCCTCCTACTGGGGATGTGCCCAACGCTGGCTACCACCACCTCCGCCTTCAATGGAATGGGAATGGGTTTCGCTACTCTATTTGTTTTGGCTCTATCCAATATGGCAATTTCCATGGTGAAGGATCTTATTCCCGCAAAGGTGCGGATACCCTCTTTTATTGTGATTATAGCCTCTTTTGTTACGATGGTTGACCTGTTAATGGCCGCTTATTTGCCTGCGCTACATTCCCAACTGGGTATCTTTATCCCATTGATAGTAGTAAACTGCATTGTGCTGGGACGTGCCGAGGCGTATGCTTCCAAAAACGACGTGTTTAGCTCGTTGATAGATGGAATAGGAGTCGGATTGGGATTTACCCTCTCGCTGACCGTGCTTGGTGCTGTTAGGGAGTTATTAGGCGATTTATCTTTGTTTGGTGTTAAGTTAGCACAAACGAATGGTTTTTGGTTTCTTAAAATGCATTTTATTTCAAATGAAGGATGGCTGACACTCAATGGTCTAAAGTTGATTCCTTTGGGAGGTATGCTTGTGTTTGTTTTGGCGCCGGGTGCCTTCATTGCCTTGGCCTATTTGATGGTGCTTTTCAATAGATTGAAACGGAAATATTTTAGTAACTAG